From Pusillibacter faecalis, one genomic window encodes:
- a CDS encoding S-layer homology domain-containing protein produces the protein MKKFLSLVLALTMMMSLVTINAGAKEFTDDEELNYKEAVDVISEISVVDGYEDGSFKPQNTLTRGAAAKIICNLILGPTTAAELHADTAPYKDVPVSNTFSGYIAYCAKEGIISGYADGSFRPAGTLTGYAFMKMLLGALGYDATYEGYTGGNWSINVAKQAIGIGLNKGLVDEFNGVDFVTREEAALYAFNTLKATMVDYDQKITTNVNGVDVTISQGNAKPVTWTEGINEDGNIKDDDFVQFAEEFFPKLVRKDDNDKFMAPANTWVFDKSEIGTYERTDLIVETYTTKVTGKDAYDLLKSGVIKDNDLEVYVDGVDAKGEGTLSGSFTTIKRFDKDDMVRSNTTALGATGDGVVTKVYLDTDKDVITFVSINTWLSKATADYSESKEYAPLSVYTGVNSTKTYNVDVEEVANVTDVTKDGFYLVNISWKDNNNGEVAVVSNPEVLEDSTVTKFSASSEGNDKVGSNRYVTKLTTGGEEYKRNVMAYYDKEVLDTYNDTLLTDNTYTVYLDANGYFVGVELFEGTKNYVFITGFDRDSSNLSVKTATASAIFLDGTMKNIQVNVTDTDKNIDKVHNLTGDARHNASHFIKWSTGGYSDLGDGLQTGDSAWAQAGKYGEDGIYDLNQWYTYTEDDGTYTLKPCVRMTKTTYEKTDKTTTIRTDALSVVDDLTTNNRVYGEDETVFLTVDLDVVDTTNTLAKAITEVTGVYTGVQNVDIDVDVDDAQAVAEGQVYTVYDSDYYVIGAVVIGEARGATANYAYIVSGAKSEEIKDDTYYWEFDAVLGGEKQTLTAKSKYKSTIDALTKGTVQELRFDGDYVVSIKDVTKLYTDNRVEIDGQDVYYMRGDLTTNSAAGSTPSATTIWDDPNTLSLQGRTLYITAARTDVGLALTSGAKAVTIQTENGEANVATNFSDVDSAISHLADASTAAGFQYDGEVYAVLDSNGVAEWVVFVNHTELITGNQKPGTGTETGIDGLLTYSVQNFNGFGYVNWTVAAPEYAAPGATVTYTVAVKANGTTIAMPSVTTFIAGTSTGTGMWNGVVGDSSAKLTVELVSLTVNNVAVKYVDGDTGNTLYLDSWDNTKDRNTGKLAATPTASLSTSSAAQLSFTVKTDDASSGKLTYTLTGTNGDVTTKTALGAAANAAQTVPGATTTAKGDQFVVVTVYGLNSLTDLYDVTANTTNLTANELAGIDYVAAGSPQTGTAAKIDNFFTTGAGNTYTDTLLVEFSKVQNITGGDQVKMTVTVAAGNENVSYDVTVTVGGQTYTFNSLAAAADQWITVNGDIEVSDVVAKPSIKKLTLDETVSAKGLSADGRTLTLTFNQNVTASSAPLKAGSFSVTAGTSSAVITNVAVNGKTIVLTFNTALANGETVQITAADIYGGVNSNTLDGNDTVTINNDGTGYQDCTFS, from the coding sequence ATGAAGAAGTTCCTTTCTCTGGTGCTGGCGCTGACCATGATGATGTCTCTCGTCACGATCAATGCCGGCGCCAAGGAATTCACGGACGACGAAGAGCTGAACTACAAAGAAGCTGTCGACGTGATTTCCGAAATCAGTGTTGTGGATGGCTATGAAGACGGCAGCTTCAAGCCCCAGAACACTCTGACCCGTGGGGCTGCGGCCAAGATCATCTGCAACCTGATCCTGGGCCCCACCACCGCAGCGGAGCTGCACGCAGACACCGCTCCCTATAAGGATGTGCCTGTGAGCAACACCTTCTCCGGCTACATCGCTTACTGCGCCAAGGAGGGCATCATCTCCGGTTATGCCGACGGTTCTTTCCGTCCCGCTGGCACCCTGACCGGCTATGCCTTCATGAAGATGCTGCTGGGCGCCCTGGGCTATGACGCCACCTATGAGGGCTACACCGGCGGCAACTGGTCCATCAACGTTGCCAAGCAGGCCATCGGCATCGGCCTGAACAAGGGCCTGGTGGATGAGTTCAACGGCGTGGACTTCGTCACCCGTGAGGAGGCCGCCCTGTACGCCTTCAACACCCTGAAGGCCACCATGGTGGACTATGACCAGAAGATCACCACCAACGTCAATGGCGTGGACGTGACCATCTCCCAGGGCAACGCGAAGCCTGTGACCTGGACCGAGGGCATCAACGAGGACGGCAACATCAAGGACGACGACTTCGTTCAGTTCGCTGAGGAGTTCTTCCCCAAGCTGGTCCGCAAGGATGACAACGATAAGTTCATGGCCCCCGCCAACACCTGGGTCTTCGACAAGAGCGAGATCGGCACCTATGAGCGCACCGATCTGATCGTCGAGACATATACCACCAAGGTGACCGGCAAGGACGCCTATGATCTGCTCAAGTCCGGCGTGATCAAGGACAACGACCTGGAAGTCTATGTGGACGGCGTCGACGCCAAGGGCGAAGGCACCCTCTCCGGCAGCTTCACCACCATCAAGCGCTTTGACAAGGACGACATGGTGCGCTCCAACACCACCGCCCTGGGCGCTACCGGTGACGGCGTTGTGACCAAGGTGTATCTGGACACCGACAAGGACGTGATCACCTTCGTGTCCATCAACACCTGGCTGTCCAAGGCCACCGCCGACTACAGCGAGAGCAAGGAGTACGCTCCCCTCAGCGTGTATACCGGCGTCAACTCCACCAAGACCTATAACGTCGACGTGGAAGAGGTCGCCAACGTGACCGACGTCACCAAGGACGGCTTCTATCTGGTGAACATCTCCTGGAAGGACAACAACAACGGCGAGGTTGCCGTAGTGTCCAACCCCGAAGTTCTGGAGGATTCCACTGTCACCAAGTTCTCCGCCAGCAGCGAGGGCAATGACAAGGTTGGCTCCAACCGCTATGTTACCAAGCTGACCACCGGCGGTGAGGAGTACAAGCGCAATGTCATGGCCTACTATGACAAGGAAGTGCTGGACACCTATAACGACACCCTGCTGACCGACAACACCTACACCGTGTATCTGGACGCTAACGGCTACTTTGTCGGCGTAGAGCTGTTTGAGGGCACCAAGAACTATGTGTTCATCACCGGCTTTGACCGCGATTCTTCCAACCTGTCTGTGAAGACCGCTACTGCCAGCGCCATCTTCCTGGACGGCACCATGAAGAACATTCAGGTCAATGTCACCGATACCGACAAGAACATCGACAAGGTTCACAACCTGACCGGCGATGCACGTCACAACGCCAGCCACTTCATCAAGTGGTCCACCGGCGGCTACAGCGATCTCGGCGACGGCCTCCAGACTGGTGACAGCGCGTGGGCTCAGGCCGGCAAGTACGGCGAGGACGGTATCTATGACCTGAACCAGTGGTACACCTATACCGAGGACGACGGCACCTATACCCTGAAGCCCTGCGTCCGGATGACCAAGACCACCTATGAAAAGACCGACAAGACAACCACCATCCGCACCGACGCGCTGAGCGTTGTGGACGATCTGACCACCAATAACCGCGTTTACGGCGAGGATGAGACTGTCTTCCTGACCGTGGACCTGGACGTGGTGGACACCACCAACACCCTGGCGAAGGCCATCACTGAGGTGACAGGCGTCTACACCGGTGTGCAGAACGTGGACATCGACGTTGACGTGGACGACGCTCAGGCTGTGGCTGAGGGCCAGGTCTACACCGTGTATGACAGCGACTACTATGTGATCGGTGCTGTCGTCATCGGCGAGGCCCGCGGCGCTACCGCCAACTACGCCTATATCGTCTCCGGCGCCAAGAGCGAGGAGATTAAGGACGACACCTATTACTGGGAGTTCGATGCGGTTCTGGGCGGCGAGAAGCAGACCCTGACCGCCAAGAGCAAGTATAAGAGCACCATCGACGCTCTGACCAAGGGCACCGTGCAGGAGCTGCGCTTTGACGGCGACTATGTGGTTTCCATCAAGGACGTGACCAAGCTCTACACCGACAACCGTGTGGAGATCGACGGCCAGGACGTCTACTACATGCGGGGCGATTTGACCACAAACTCTGCCGCTGGCAGCACGCCCAGCGCTACCACCATTTGGGACGATCCTAACACCCTGAGCCTGCAGGGCCGCACCCTGTATATCACCGCCGCCCGCACCGACGTGGGCCTGGCTCTGACCAGCGGCGCCAAGGCCGTGACCATCCAGACCGAGAACGGCGAGGCCAATGTGGCCACCAATTTCTCCGACGTTGACTCTGCCATCTCTCATCTGGCTGACGCCAGCACCGCTGCCGGCTTCCAGTACGACGGCGAGGTGTACGCGGTTCTGGATTCCAACGGCGTTGCCGAGTGGGTGGTGTTTGTCAACCACACCGAGCTGATCACCGGCAACCAGAAGCCCGGCACTGGCACCGAGACCGGCATTGACGGCCTGCTGACCTACAGCGTCCAGAACTTCAATGGCTTTGGCTATGTGAACTGGACCGTGGCGGCGCCTGAGTACGCTGCACCTGGCGCGACTGTGACCTACACGGTGGCGGTGAAAGCCAACGGAACTACCATCGCAATGCCCTCCGTGACGACGTTTATTGCCGGAACCAGCACTGGCACTGGCATGTGGAACGGCGTTGTGGGTGATAGCTCCGCTAAACTGACTGTGGAACTGGTCAGTCTCACGGTCAACAACGTGGCTGTGAAGTATGTGGACGGCGATACCGGCAACACCCTGTATCTGGATTCCTGGGATAACACCAAGGATCGGAATACCGGCAAGCTGGCCGCTACGCCTACCGCAAGCCTGTCCACAAGCAGCGCCGCACAGTTGAGCTTCACCGTAAAGACGGATGACGCATCTAGCGGTAAGCTGACCTACACGCTGACTGGCACCAACGGTGACGTAACCACCAAGACCGCTCTGGGCGCTGCTGCGAATGCGGCTCAGACTGTTCCCGGTGCGACCACCACCGCCAAGGGCGATCAGTTCGTGGTTGTCACGGTCTATGGCCTGAACAGCCTGACGGATCTGTACGACGTCACTGCCAACACGACCAACCTGACTGCAAACGAGCTGGCCGGTATTGACTATGTGGCTGCTGGCTCTCCGCAGACCGGCACTGCGGCAAAGATCGACAACTTCTTCACTACCGGTGCGGGCAACACCTACACCGATACCCTGCTGGTGGAGTTTAGCAAGGTGCAGAACATCACCGGCGGAGATCAGGTGAAGATGACTGTGACCGTGGCCGCGGGCAACGAGAACGTGTCCTATGATGTGACTGTGACCGTGGGCGGCCAGACCTACACGTTCAACAGCTTGGCCGCTGCCGCTGACCAGTGGATCACCGTGAACGGCGATATCGAGGTCAGTGATGTTGTGGCGAAGCCCTCGATCAAGAAGCTGACTCTGGACGAGACTGTCAGCGCCAAGGGCCTCTCTGCAGACGGCAGAACTCTGACGCTCACCTTCAACCAGAATGTGACGGCTTCCTCTGCTCCTCTGAAAGCTGGTTCCTTCAGTGTAACTGCTGGTACCAGTAGTGCAGTGATCACCAACGTGGCTGTGAACGGCAAGACGATCGTTTTGACCTTCAACACCGCGCTGGCTAACGGCGAAACGGTACAGATTACCGCAGCTGACATTTACGGCGGAGTTAACAGCAACACCCTGGACGGCAATGACACCGTGACGATCAACAATGACGGTACCGGCTATCAGGACTGCACCTTCTCTTGA